From Streptomyces sp. NBC_00376, one genomic window encodes:
- a CDS encoding S26 family signal peptidase, with protein MIADHAAVITAALTRRLVAVTVNGVSMEPAYQDRDQVLAIRGTRLKVGRVVVVESPFGTSGWRQRALATKAAPSLVSQRRWMIKRVVALPGDPVPRRSVPALADVAEDWVPNGMAVLLGDNQSASFDSRAFGYFPLERILGVVRVAVRAQNGSPSSREPSGPVGAV; from the coding sequence ATGATCGCTGACCACGCCGCGGTCATCACAGCCGCGCTCACCCGCCGTCTGGTGGCCGTCACCGTGAACGGAGTCAGCATGGAACCGGCCTACCAGGACCGTGACCAGGTGCTGGCCATCCGGGGCACGCGGCTCAAGGTCGGCAGGGTGGTAGTCGTCGAGTCCCCGTTCGGCACCAGCGGCTGGAGACAGCGGGCGCTCGCGACGAAGGCGGCCCCGTCCCTCGTGTCCCAGCGGCGGTGGATGATCAAGCGTGTCGTGGCCCTGCCCGGGGACCCCGTCCCGCGCCGGAGCGTCCCGGCACTCGCCGACGTGGCCGAGGACTGGGTACCGAACGGCATGGCCGTACTGCTGGGCGACAACCAGTCGGCGAGCTTCGACTCACGGGCGTTCGGCTATTTCCCCCTCGAACGGATCCTGGGCGTGGTGCGAGTCGCCGTACGTGCGCAAAACGGCTCGCCGAGTTCACGGGAGCCGTCGGGACCCGTGGGGGCCGTCTGA